The stretch of DNA GATAGATCAGAATGCGCATTTGGTTGGCTCGCAGGTAGAGTATAatgcgaagacgatgaccaGCTCGAGAGACCGATGGACCGACCGGTGTGGCCACTGTacccgacgaagacgacggaTGTTCAAATCGAAGCTGTGCAGGAACGTTGCGATGCCACTGGATGACCTGATAGTCAAGGTAATTCATCTCATCCTCGTTGATTGCAACATTGCCTTTCGTGGATGATGCCGTAGCTGCAACAGATCTCCAGACTTTGCTCGCAATTCCGGAGTACTGAATCATAGCGCTCAAGTACGGCGACCGGTCTTCTGGCTTCGGCATTTGCGGATCGATATCAGAGTCTTGCAAGGCGAATGGCATGCCCGTGCCGAAACTCCAACGTCTGTCGAGGACGTATATCGACCAGAAGAGGAGTATCGTATCGATTCGCTCGGACTCGTCCTTGATGGCATCGTATGTCTCGCGTCTGTGTAGTCCAAGCTCGATGCAGAGGCGAGCTGTCAAGCCAATGAGCCGCCAGGATGTGCCTTCGTTGTCACGGTGAAACTCGTACATTGCCTGTGAGGTGTTAGCAATCTGCAAGATGCATCTGCGCAGCTGTCACTTACTGTCATGGTGAGCATGCGAAGCGCCTTGACGCCGACTGCTCCAAGCAGCATCGTGTCAATAGCAGGTTGCACGTATTCGAACAAACGCTGCCCGAGCTCGCTGCGCCCACCAGCCTCTGTCGTCAACGCAGTAGCCAGAACTAGCTTCAGGATGTTtgtctcctcatcgtcaatAGCATCAGCGCCAGGCAGGCCTTGTTGCATGAGCCCTGCACGACGCGCAGCCTCCATGAACCTGTACAGCTTGGACGCGTATTCCACGATTTTGTTGATGTCAAGCACAGGATACATGAGTCCCATCTCATCCTCGTATACTCGACATAACCTGATCGCCTCCTCTTGGGGTATACTCCATATCGGGTCTTTATCCGCGTGTATGGTTTGGCATATTTGACCAGCTCTCGGTACGGGGCTTCGCTGAGGTGTCCCTTCTGCCGTCCCAGTGCCTGCTTCGCCGCTTCCActgacatcttcttcgccttgacCTGCTATTCCCATTGATTCAAGGCTGGTCTTTGCAACTCCCAGGTTGAAAGCTACACTCGTGGGACCTTTATATCTGTTCTGAGATTGACTCGAAGCTCTTGGTCGATGGAAGTGGCTAGGCGAAACAGGTCCTCCGGGTGATGCCTGCGTCGCAGCGAGAGACGCTCGTTGGGTGGAATATTGCTGTAGCGAAGGGTCGATCGCTGTGCCGGCTGGGTGGGTTGTAGGTGCGAGCTGCCCGCTCACATGTGCCCGGAGCTGATTGAGCTGCTCATATAACGAGTTCATTTGCTCCTGCAGCAAAGATATATGCCCGGACATTTCCTTGTACTCCTGCGACTCTTTGAAGCCATTGCAGCAGTTGGGGGCATACACACACTCGAGGTTCAAGTTGCCGCATCGCTGGCATGGGGTCTGCCCATTGCACTTGATCTTGCGCCGCTTACATTCATTGCTGCGAACAGTCAGCCAACTTGTCGCGTCGAAGTCTGCAGCGTTCCGCCAGATCGATGCGGTCGCGAAACTGCACATGCATTGGACCAGACGTACCATGCGATGGAGACATAGCGATTCCTGCGAGCTCGCGGCTGCCCGCCTTGATCCTCGGCCTTGCGCTTCGTGCCGTTGGTGCTGCTACTCGCGTTCTGctcgtcttgctgctgctgttgtgccaATGACGCGATGGCCTGCACGTCCAGTGCTGAATTCAAAGACATGTCGCGATCCACATTGAGAGCGCAAATGTTCCGCTCGGTCGGTGCATGGAGCGGAACAACgagcgaggaggagaaggtaaTGGGGTGGGGTCGGCTGGACGTAGACTCTTGGCATTATCATTCACTTTGCTCGCCGGGAACATATATGAGACGGAGACAGAGACCGAGAAGCAGGACAGATGTCGCTTTCAGTATGCCTTTGACGCGAGAAGGCGCATGGGTTATGCAATGCTACGTGCGCATCTCTCGCTACATCCTCGCTCTGGCTTGCATTTTCGCAAGCTACCCGCAGTATTGCAATGCCGCCCAGCCTCAGCACAGTATAGAGTCCTCCGTAGCTGCTCTGTTGCTTGGCACAATGGCCCATGACAAGTGCTGCCAGCTCTTTCTCGTTCGGTGCCCGCATTGACACTCTTACCCCGACGCTTGGAGTGATGGCTGAGGCACAACTCATCGTCTTACTGCACGATACGAGGGATGAGTTTCATCATCTCACATGCTTCGCGATCTTGCTGGGTGCTCACTTCAGGCCCCAGCAGCTGCTTGTCTAGGTTGCTGCCCACCTGCAAGCACGTTTTGTCGCAGGACCTCCTCCACTACACGCAGATTGTTCGCCTTGCTGTTCACAATGTTCTCCAATTCCTTGATGTTCTTCCCAAGCTCTTCAATCTTGCCTTCGTAGAACTTTTGCGCGCTTGCGACATCCTTTTCCACATAGAAGCCAGTTCCTACATCAACCAGCACTTTTTCAGTGTCGGCCAGCGTTCCAGGCACGTAGAGAGAGGAGGTCAAAGGCACAAGTAGCGGCTTCGCTAGATCAGAAGTCAGGCATTGCGCATGGTCGAGGTCCGCTGCGAGGGAACGAATAGCTGGGAGGGAGgaacgagaagaaagagtgGACCTCGGAGGCATACCTTCAGCACTGCTTGCCACGCCATTCTTGATGCTGACTATACAGTCGCGGAACTTTTGCTGGGCAGTGCGCAGGTTCTGGTAGGAATTGGTCAAGTGCTGAACCTCATCGTCGAGTTGTTTCTTGACTTGAGATAGCTGTTGCGCAGACAGCTGTGCCAAATCGACTGCGCTCACATCAGACCCGAAAATGTTGACAGATGCACAAAGATCCGTCTCTTACTCTGCTGTCCTTGCCCCGCCATTGGAATATTGTCTCGGTTGCTTGAGGTCGATGCTATAGCGAGGCTTGTCGCGGAAGAGCAACACTAGCGGATTTTCGAAGCGCCGATCATCGGAGACGCGAGACGCGATGTCATCTCAGTTCATCAGGTACAGCAACAGGCACTTCTGCTGGTTGGATGCGGGTGCAGTCGCCATTTCTCGCCAACCAGCATTCATGTCGCGTTCATCTCACATCCTGATGGTTGCCTTGTGACGCCGCAAGGCAGACGGGCAGCGTGGTAAGCAGCAGAGCTCATTGTCCAAAAGTCGAAGAGGGGTAACCAAGACGTGCATACCACGGGTGAAAGTGCGACACGGCGGGACTACTACCCCACGTTGAGTGTCTCTATCGCAATGAATGAGCATTTGCGCTCTCGACTGTTGGCGACGGCGGTGACATGGAACCTACGAATCAGCACCACGCGCCGTCTGCCTGCTCTGAACGCCCTTCATCGATCTTCACCGTTCAGGAAGGGCGATGGTCAGAAGCAGTAGACCGACGCCCTACGCGGGACAGCTGCACAAGTATTGACCGGAATACACGGCGCTCTAGTTAAGCTGAATCCGAACACCGCATTCGCACAGCCGCGAGCTGCGCCGACTTGCGGCCTCAGGATTGTGGATGCGCAGGTCACCAAGTACCAGCCAGCCCTGTCCGGGCGCGTTGAAACTTTGTCCAgcgcgacgaagaaggctgcttTGTTGCGCCATGCGACGCGCTGGAGAGATGCGAAAAGCTTCGCCGGAATGCGCACGCATGTGAGTATTCAATGAGCCCATTTTCAGCATGCAGCAGGCGTGTGCAGGTGAAGTGGAGATTCGTCTTGTGGTTAGAGTTGCTGCAGCGTGCCCGGGCCGCGAGGTGAATTTGCGGCCGAGCGCAGCTGCCTGTGACTCACAGCGAGAGGCAGCCGCTTGGCAGCGCGCGCTGGCACCTTGAAGTACGCCGATTTCCCCACCCATTTCTGCCTTTCTTCCTCACCTTCCAGCCATACCACACACCACAACAGACGCATCCATTTCCAAAATGGCTGCCTCTGCTTAGACCCCCGTCCGTCACCATACTCGGCCAGTCCACTTACCACTTCAACTCCACTCTCGAAGCGTCCTCGGACCTTCACAATAGCGCCCGCTGTCTCCTCGACACCAGCTCTGTGAACACCTACCCAAAGCCCACCACGGCTTCACAACAGCAAACATGGCCTCCCACACCACTGTCTGCACGGCAAACGCCACCAACTCCCCAGTTCTCGCAAGACTTCCAGCTGTTCGATCATCCGATCCCGCAGCCCTCTCGACGCGCTGCATCTCGCGGTCCGACGCAGCTTCCTTCGTTTAACAGCGCCCTCCCAGCCGGCCCTCAAGCCAACGGAAACTACTTAATCGCCCAAGGAGACACTCGCACGACTCGTCCACCTGTACCGCTCTTCCACGCAAACTCGACTGGCCATCTCGGCAATCAATCCAACATTCAGGACACTCAGCAACTACAACAACTACAAACAGACATCACTTCCTTCATGATGGGAGGCGGAGGTAATTCAGCACCGCTCGATCTCTCGACTGAATCTGATCTAATCATGGACTCAGAAATCAACGTCGCGTACAGCGGCACGTTCGGCGATCTCCACGCTGGTGGAGACGCCgaactcttcggcttcgacaGCTTCGGCGACGACTTCGAGTTGATGGGTTCCAGCACGAACAGTTTCACCGCTGTCAACTCCGACGCTGCTCCCGGAACCATCTCTCCGAAAGACTTGTTCGCAGACTCTGTACCACCATCAGCATCTTTTACCAACCTGACTACCCCTGGATCGACTTTCCTTGATACACCGGATGACTACCAAACATCACCACTTTTTGTCGACCAGATGGCCAACGACAAGTCTTGGTTCTCTTTGTTCCCTGAGGAAGACAACAAGCCCGCGCCTGTTGCTCCATCCATGGAACGAACTTCTTCCAACACTATCATTGTCCACCCTGGTGGCGAAGGCAACGCTCGCAAGCGAAGCTCAACCCAAGCATCACCGACACCTTTCAGCCCTGCGCCAAAGATGTCCGACGTTGCTGGTGTCTCTGCTCGCAAGCGTGACAGGCCTCTTCCACCAATTCTCGTCGACGAAAATGACACTGTCGCGCTGAAGCGTGCGAGGAACACAGCGGCGGCTCGTAAGTCACGAGCCAAGAAGGTCCAGGAGCGAGACGAACTTGAAACGACCATTGCTCAACTTCAAGAACAAGTTCGCTTCTGGAAGCAGAAGGCGGTTGATCTCGGTGCCGACTCCGAGGAAGCACCATGATTACCACTTCTTGCACTTGCAACTACTCACTATGGAGAAGGATGGCGCTGCCAAGGCAGGCGCTGGTGGGGGAGGACTTTTCATTCTGTTCATTGGTATGAGCGCCATGTGGCGGCTCTGGATTTTTTGCTCTTTCTTTCGATCTCGGgcctctcttcttcggatgATGACGGTCGCATACGGTCTTGCGTTATGGTCTTGCCTTCTGATGTCTCCTGCCTGCTTGGGTGGTTGATTGACTCGGGGCTTTTTCTTTATTGTGTTACAGATTGTCACTAGCTCTCAGTGCTATAGTACCAAAAGTTGTTTCTGCTTATGACTATGACTACTTCTCATCATCTCACCTTCCCTACAATAATGATCATGAATGCTGATGCTTTCAACACGAAAATCGCTTGCACGTACCGAGCATTTCCAGCCCTGTTGGCATACAAGCCGCGGATCTGGCAGAAGCACAGCGTTTCGAGGCAGATTCTCTGCCCTGCAAGGCCAGCAGAATCAGCGGCGTCTGCAGGTCGAGCGCCTCTCAAAACTTTTTCTCAGCAGAAGCACAGCATGCCGGAGCGGACTTTCTGGCGTTCGGGGCCAACAAAATTCGCAGCGTCTGCACACGAAGCGCCTTTCGGGTCGTTCAATCAGCAGAAGCACAGCATGCCGGAGCTGGTTCTCTGGCTATCAAAGCCAACAAAATCCGAGGTGTCCGCAGGCTGAGCGCCTTCCAGATCTTTCAATCAGCAGAAACCAAATGTTAAGCGTGCAGAAATATGAATACACTTCACCTAATTTCGGAGAAGTACTGTGGTGTCTCGAGTATTCTGGACCAAACGAATCCGGATCATCTTCACATCGAATGCCTTCTAGAGTTTTCGACCAGCGGAGAAATATCATGAGTGGAAGCAATACTGATTATCGGAGCCTGGATCTCTGATCTTGCGCGGCGGCATAAATCCGGAGTGTCTCCATACTGTGTGCCTTGGAAAAATTTTGACCAGCGGAGATGTGTCATGAGGATGTAGGAAATCACGGATACATACATTCCCTTTCAGCAGAAGTACTGGCCGTGTCTCTGACGTGTCTGCGTGCTACTGATCCGAAGCGTCTCCATACCGAATGCCATTCGACTCATCCAACCAGCAGAGTCCTGGCCCATGtttctgttgctgttgctcacATCCACTGAAGCTATAATATCCAGCACCGGCAAGCCCACTAATACTTGCAATTCCGACTCTCCTGCTGATCCAGTATGCAGATTTTTCGGTGTTCTGTAATCTTGATTTTTTAGGTACTGAACAGATGTGGAGCGTCTGCATACTGGATGGCTTTGATGTCTGTTGGCTGGCAGAGGAATTGAAGAAGGGGGCAGAAATATGGGGACATTCACCTGGCCTACCAGGAGTGCTAGTTTTACAAGATGGGATCTCTGGTCTATTATAATTCGTAAATCTGGAGCATCTCCACTCCAGACGCTTTCGAAGTTACTCGACGAGCGGAGAGAGATCGTGAGGAGCAACAGATACGAGTAAACTCACCTACAAAATTAGCCATATTACGTCAAGTCAGCAGTAAAATCACACAACACGACACATTCTCTGAAAACACGGGAAACATAAACATCACCCCAAAGCCACCTTCATTGCCGCAGCTATTTACTCCTCAGCGGAGAGGTCGACCAGGCGAGCCCTACCCACGAAAGCCAGGCTCGCCAcggccaccacctcctcctcttcctcctcctcctccaccaccaccttttCTCCGCCAACCGGTCCAGCGCCGCTCCCCTCCATCTCCCCGCCCGAAGGCATTGTGATGAGTGATGGGAAGGAAGGGAGCGGCAAGACCGGGGCTTCTCTCGACGTCGTGCGGTCGGGGATTTCTCTGATATTGACAGTCAGTGGCTTGGTATTCGACGCGAAAACCAGAGAAGAAAAACTTACTCGTTCGCTGCAACGCGAACGAGGGGACTACCCTCGCCGCTTGGTGgtgtggcggtggtggtgccgCCTCTCTTTTCGTCGCTCTGCGGTTCTTCTTGTGGTGGTTGCAGAGTGGATGGTGCTGTGGATGCGCGGAACGCGCGACTCTTGCGGAAGCTGAAGGCTCTTTTGATCATTGAGGCCGTTCTGCTTggcgtcttcttcacttcttcttccttttcctCACTTGCTTGTCCTACTCCTGCCTCATTTCCACCCTCActtgcctcttcttcttcgatatTTGTATCCGATACTCCTGGTCCCTCGGTACTGtcctctccttccttctcctccccaaTAATATACTTGTCCATCCAAGCGCTCAAACGGCTCACAGGCCGAGactcgcctcctcctccacgtgATGAAGCGTATGATAGACGCCGCAAATTGCTCAGACGTGAGGGTGCGCGTGCCAGTTCGCGCCCGCCTTTCTTGATGCCTGCCGCCGCCTTTTTAATCACTTGCTTACCTTTGGAGACTTCTTCTGGGTTGGGCTCGATCCAGCGCTGACTGGGATTTGCGATGTTGATGGCGGCTCTGCTCATCGCGCCGGCACCGTAGTGGAAAGCCATGACAGTGAGTGGGTAGTGAGTAGATCGCTGTGCTTGAGGCTGAGCTTGTGCGTGGGCTTGCGGTAAGGGTAGAAGTCGCTGGGTCGCGGCTGCTGGTGAGTGACAAGTGGCTGAGCAGTGACTGGATCGCTGTGCTTGAGTTTGAGTGCGTGCGTGTGCTTGCAGTG from Cercospora beticola chromosome 1, complete sequence encodes:
- a CDS encoding uncharacterized protein (BUSCO:EOG092655L0), whose amino-acid sequence is MAGQGQQIDLAQLSAQQLSQVKKQLDDEVQHLTNSYQNLRTAQQKFRDCIVSIKNGVASSAEAKPLLVPLTSSLYVPGTLADTEKVLVDVGTGFYVEKDVASAQKFYEGKIEELGKNIKELENIVNSKANNLRVVEEVLRQNVLAGGQQPRQAAAGA